A stretch of the Panicum virgatum strain AP13 chromosome 9N, P.virgatum_v5, whole genome shotgun sequence genome encodes the following:
- the LOC120691607 gene encoding G-type lectin S-receptor-like serine/threonine-protein kinase SD2-2, with protein MAPLPLVLLCLLLVVPPLAAGQPMRSFSANDTAWRPTDSNRTLVSPGGDFAAGFLPAASAAPGTYRFAVWVVGASSSDRAVIWYAHGPNNSSAYEADGASALAVDAAGRLSWSDAGNGTVWSLQPATNSSASAAALLLNDTGSLLYGAASWSSFAEPTDTLMPGQAIPGVNGTTTLRSANGLYTLVSSAQLQFGGLTYANVSSGSALLDLTDDGKLILSGGTPPQLIASDQGATNRVRWLTLDEDGNLRLYSLLPRTRRWSVVWQLVQELCTIRGTCAAGRICVPVGADSVSCVCPPGYGNATLEGPCAPKRNYSGRGTDDKFVRMDFVSFSGDAPNTPADPGPLMTKLPPRNLADCERTCRQNARCVAFGYKFGGDRTCLQYTALKDGYWSPATEMSTYLRVVATDNDSNPFTGMTDMIETVCPVRLSLPVPPKQARTTIRNVAIITALFAAELLAGVVSFWAFLRKYSQYREMARTLGLEYLPAGGPRRFSYAELKAATRDFSDVVGRGAYGTVYRGELPDRRAVAVKQLHGVGGGEAEFWAEVTIIARMHHLNLVRMWGFCADREQRMLVYEYVPNGSLDKYLFVGGGGGGTGGGGEDGDSSPEHQHHQNQPPLLDLHTRYRIALGVARAIAYLHEECLEWVLHCDIKPENILLEDDFCPKVSDFGLSKLTSKRDKVTMSRIRGTRGYMAPEWVIHREPITAKADVYSFGMVLLEVVSGRRNYGFRQDSVGSEDWYFPKWAYEKVYVERRIDDILDPRIAASYDDAASVATVERMVKTAMWCLQDRAEMRPSMGKVAKMLEGSVEITDPVKPTIFCVQDD; from the coding sequence atggcgcccctccccctcgtcctcctctgcctcctcctcgtcgtcccaCCTCTCGCCGCCGGGCAGCCGATGCGCTCTTTCTCCGCCAACGACACGGCCTGGCGCCCCACCGACAGCAACCGCACCCTCGTCTCGCCGGGAGGGGACTTCGCCGCCGGGTTCTTGCCGGCAGCCTCCGCCGCTCCGGGCACCTACCGCTTCGCCGTCTGGGTCGTCGGCGCGAGCTCCTCCGACCGGGCCGTCATCTGGTACGCCCACGGTCCCAATAACAGCTCCGCTTACGAGGCCGACGGCGCCtccgcgctcgccgtcgacgcggCGGGCCGGCTGTCCTGGTCCGACGCCGGGAACGGCACCGTCTGGTCGCTCCAGCCCGCCACCAATTCCtccgcgagcgcggcggcgctgctgctcaaCGACACGGGGAGCCTGCTCTACGGCGCGGCCAGCTGGTCGAGCTTCGCCGAGCCCACCGACACGCTCATGCCGGGGCAGGCCATCCCGGGAGTCAACGGCACCACGACGCTCCGCTCCGCCAACGGCCTCTACACGCTCGTCAGCTCCGCCCAGCTGCAGTTCGGCGGCCTGACGTACGCCAACGTCAGCAGCGGCAGCGCTCTGCTCGACCTCACCGACGACGGCAAGCTCATCCTCAGCGGCGGGACCCCCCCGCAGCTCATCGCCTCCGACCAGGGCGCCACCAACCGGGTGCGGTGGCTCACGCTCGACGAAGACGGCAACCTGCGCCTCTACAGCCTGCTACCCAGGACCCGGCGGTGGAGCGTGGTGTGGCAGCTCGTGCAGGAGCTCTGCACCATCCGGGGCACCTGCGCCGCCGGCAGGATCTGCGTCCCCGTCGGCGCCGACAGCGTCAGCTGCGTCTGCCCGCCGGGGTACGGCAACGCCACCCTGGAGGGCCCCTGCGCGCCCAAGAGGAACTACAGCGGCAGGGGCACCGACGACAAGTTCGTCCGGATGGACTTCGTCTCCTTCTCCGGCGACGCGCCCAACACGCCGGCGGACCCTGGCCCCCTGATGACCAAGCTGCCGCCGCGGAACCTCGCGGACTGCGAGAGGACCTGCCGGCAGAACGCGCGGTGCGTGGCGTTCGGGTACAAGTTCGGCGGCGACCGGACGTGCCTCCAGTACACGGCGCTGAAGGACGGGTACTGGTCCCCGGCGACGGAGATGTCGACGTACCTCCGGGTGGTGGCGACGGACAACGACAGCAACCCGTTCACGGGGATGACGGACATGATCGAGACGGTGTGCCCCGTGCGGCTGTCGCTGCCGGTGCCGCCGAAGCAGGCGCGGACGACGATCCGGAACGTGGCGATCATCACGGCGCTGTTCGCGGCGGAGCTGCTGGCCGGGGTGGTGTCGTTCTGGGCGTTCCTGCGCAAGTACTCGCAGTACCGGGAGATGGCGCGCACGCTGGGGCTGGAGTACCTGCCCGCCGGCGGGCCGCGACGGTTCTCGTACGCGGAGCTGAAGGCGGCGACGAGGGACTTCTCCGACGTGGTGGGGCGCGGCGCGTACGGGACGGTGTACCGCGGCGAGCTCCCCGACCGGCGCGCCGTGGCCGTGAAGCAGCTgcacggcgtgggcggcggcgaggcggagttCTGGGCGGAGGTGACCATCATCGCGCGGATGCACCACCTCAACCTGGTGCGCATGTGGGGGTTCTGCGCCGACCGGGAGCAGCGGATGCTGGTGTACGAGTACGTGCCCAACGGGTCGCTGGACAAGTACCTGTTtgtgggtggtggtggtggtggtactggTGGCGGCGGAGAGGACGGGGACTCGTCGCCGGAGCACCAGCACCACCAGAACCAGCCGCCGCTGCTTGACCTCCACACCCGGTACCGCATCGCCCTGGGCGTGGCCCGCGCCATCGCGTACCTCCACGAGGAGTGCCTGGAGTGGGTGCTCCACTGCGACATCAAGCCGGAGAACATCCTGCTGGAGGACGACTTCTGCCCCAAGGTGTCCGACTTCGGGCTGTCCAAGCTGACGAGCAAGCGCGACAAGGTGACCATGTCCCGCATCCGGGGCACCCGCGGGTACATGGCCCCCGAGTGGGTGATCCACCGCGAGCCCATCACGGCCAAGGCCGACGTCTACAGCTTCGGCATGGTGCTCCTGGAGGTGGTCTCCGGCCGCCGCAACTACGGGTTCCGGCAGGACTCGGTGGGCAGCGAGGACTGGTACTTCCCCAAGTGGGCGTACGAGAAGGTGTACGTGGAGCGGCGCATCGACGACATCCTCGACCCGCGCATCGCCGCCTCCTACGACGACGCCGCCAGCGTTGCCACCGTCGAGCGCATGGTCAAGACGGCCATGTGGTGCCTGCAGGACCGCGCCGAGATGCGCCCGTCCATGGGGAAGGTGGCCAAGATGCTCGAGGGATCCGTCGAGATCACAGACCCCGTCAAGCCCACAATCTTCTGCGTGCAGGACGACTAG
- the LOC120691785 gene encoding poly [ADP-ribose] polymerase tankyrase-2-like: MGRRRGGGGGGRGGGRGRDEEDDLHLHKAARSGDAAAAESLCESNPLAVNSRDRLSRTPLHLAAWAGHVELVRCLCKHKADVGAAAMDDTAAIHFASQKGHIEVVRELLAAGATVKAKNRKGFTALHFAAQNSHLDLVKYLVKKGVDVTAKTKGGQTALHVAENDDVRAFLKECEQSLKKGAELPSEKKDDSAQDGGGAKSSGEGMKDGDDAGQGEKRKSDEVAASSSPQVKKAKVSLGHLVSENDVDEEEED, from the exons AtggggcggcgtcgcggcggcggcggcggcggcagaggaggcgGGCGTGGGCGAGATGAGGAAGACGACCTCCATCTGCACAAGGCTGCGAGGTCGGGTgatgcggccgcggcggagtcgCTGTGCGAGTCCAACCCTCTCGCCGTGAACTCAAGGGACCGACTCTCCCGCACACC ACTCCACTTGGCTGCATGGGCTGGGCATGTTGAGCTTGTGAGATGCCTTTGCAAGCACAAAGCTGATGTTGGAGCTGCAGCAATGGACGACACTGCGGCAATTCATTTTGCGTCCCAGAAAGGACATATAGAAGTGGTCCGCGAGCTGCTAGCCGCTGGGGCTACCGTGAAAGCGAAGAACAGGAAAGGCTTCACGGCGCTGCATTTCGCTGCGCAGAACTCCCACCTGGATCTTGTGAAGTACCTTGTGAAGAAAGGTGTTGACGTCACAGCAAAGACGAAAGGCGGGCAGACAGCTCTGCATGTCGCGGAGAATGATGATGTGCGTGCGTTCCTGAAAGAGTGCGAGCAGTCCTTGAAGAAGGGAGCCGAGCTACCATCGGAGAAGAAGGATGATTCTGCTCAGGATGGCGGGGGCGCCAAATCTTCAGGCGAGGGTATGAAAGATGGGGATGATGCAGGCCAGGGTGAGAAGAGGAAAAGCGACGAGGTTGCTGCGTCGAGTTCGCCGCAAGTGAAGAAGGCGAAGGTTTCCCTTGGTCACCTTGTTAGTGAAAATGACGTcgatgaggaggaagaggactGA
- the LOC120689074 gene encoding uncharacterized protein LOC120689074 gives MDANAQHALMARQAAGMVVVMVTFVVNRLRRIRGEEAIPYGPRTHAERHRQSTLQLMYNYKHPTQNVMAAVSFDLKFTYVLAGWEGSAHDALILADAIERNDGFTVPTDEIVPVEEGFHGDLPEDDEGEWLFVLHCFCTFYNGRMAASNGDVDAAFVPAATLMQGAAALGQPAQPALVDLYGGPPNGEPAVAVGQQGPMRWNNNTSGFVLMRMAQIVSEGSRTDKTYKDKDVNAVAKALRDYSGVAVSPTQVYNHLRKWKQKWAKVAKLKDLSGATFDDDVHAIMLEQDHYLGHCKDHPKDAEYLNTPIRFYKEMEALFGSTLATGRFALGSNEPLGVNNADSVAAKLEGQDFSCGTSEFGEGSKATTPVFGEGSKDNIVGAKRKRANFSEEEMLMMTNMTDAVNNVANAMLKTGAAHVDPDLYLAVMEMEMSDFSTEALIVAYTHLLENKAVATGFVNMSTPHRAIWLRTYLAKNYYL, from the exons ATGGATGCAAATGCACAACATGCTTTGATGGCTAGGCAAGCAGCTGGGATGGTTGTTGTGATGGTGACCTTTGTAGTAAATAGGCTTAGAAGGATTAGGGGAGAAGAGGCAATCCCTTATGGCCCTAGGACTCATGCTGAGAGGCATAGGCAGAGCACACTGCAATTGATGTACAATTACAAGCATCCAACACAGAATGTGATGGCTGCAGTGAGCTTTGACCTAAAGTTTACATATGTTCTTGCTGGCTGGGAGGGCTCAGCCCATGATGCACTAATCCTGGCTGATGCCATTGAGAGAAATGATGGCTTCACTGTCCCTACAG ATGAGATTGTACCAGTAGAGGAAGGTTTTCATGGTGACCTGCCTGAGGATGATGAGGGAGAG TGGTTATTTGTGCTTCATTGCTTCTGTACCTTTTACAATGGTAGGATGGCTGCTAGTAATGGTGATGTCGATGCTGCGTTTGTGCCTGCTGCTACCTTGATGCAAGGTGCAGCGGCACTTGGTCAGCCAGCACAACCTGCTTTGGTTGACCTGTATGGGGGACCACCTAATGGTGAGCCTGCAGTTGCTGTAGGACAGCAAGGACCCATGAGGTGGAATAACAACACTTCTGGTTTTGTCCTAATGAGGATGGCCCAGATTGTGTCTGAGGGGTCTAGGACTGACAAGACATACAAAGATAAGGATGTCAATGCTGTAGCTAAGGCTCTTAGGGACTACAGTGGGGTGGCTGTTAGTCCAACTCAGGTGTACAATCATCTGAGAAAGTGGAAACAAAAGTGGGCTAAGGTAGCCAAGTTGAAGGACCTTAGTGGGGCAACATTTGATGATGATGTCCATGCCATAATGCTTGAGCAGGACCACTACCTTGGTCATTGCAAG GACCACCCTAAGGATGCTGAATACCTCAACACCCCCATCAGGTTCTACAAAGAGATGGAGGCCCTCTTTGGTAGCACTTTGGCAACTGGTAGGTTtgccttagggtccaatgaacCATTGGGGGTGAACAATGCAGACAGTGTGGCTGCTAAGCTTGAGGGGCAGGACTTCTCTTGTGGTACTTCTGAGTTTGGGGAGGGCAGCAAGGCCACAACACCTGTGTTTGGGGAGGGCAGCAAGGACAACATTGTAGGGGCTAAGAGGAAGAGGGCCAACTTTAGTGAGGAAGAGATGCTTATGATGACCAACATGACAGATGCTGTCAACAATGTTGCCAATGCTATGCTGAAAACAGGTGCTGCACATGTCGATCCAGACCTCTACCTTGCtgtcatggagatggagatgtcTGACTTCTCCACTGAGGCCTTGATTGTTGCCTACACCCATCTCCTTGAGAACAAGGCTGTTGCAACTGGTTTTGTCAACATGTCCACCCCCCATAGGGCCATATGGCTGAGGACCTACCTGGCCAAGAACTACTATTTGTAG